GCCCTTGAACGGAGGGAGGACCAGCCACGCTGTCAAAATGAGCTTCACATCGTACCATAGGGGTATGCTGATGAGGAGGAGCATGATCATTCATCATCTCGACAAGCCAACCATAATCAATCATCAAGCCAAACAAGAGATGAGACAACGGTAGGTCGCCACTTACTGCTCAAGAAGACGCTCGAGGAGCATCTCGAGGAGGGTGAGGACGGAATAGAGGATCCAGTAAACCAGCCACTGCTCATTGTCTGTCTtggatttctcttcttcttttttcgctGAAGCTTTCTTGGATTTCTCTATGGTCTTCGCAGACGCGTACCTGCGCAGAGAACACACACCGACATCAACCCCCAATCTCCCCGGCTTTGACCTACATAATAAGCATCTTGGGGAAGAAAGAACTGGGAATCTTACAGAGGATAGAGCAGCATCAGCACCGGCCTGCGCGGATTCCATCAAGATAGTTAAGGCACCCATGTCGTTCAATATCacgttgaagaagaagaggaagaagaagaagtaccCGGCGATGGAGCGAGCGACCGTTAGGAAAGTCCACAGATGACTCATTGCTTTATGGAAGCGAGAGTGATGAGAGAGAAACTTCAAATGGGGATGAGAACAGAGGAATCGAGTGCAGATTCTCggatggagaaagagagaaagggagataGAAACGATGCGATCCGCCAAGGAAGAAACCCCCGCATAAAAAGGCCAAGGAAAAGGGGTCACGTGGCAGGCTTCGGGGGCCTCCTCACTTCACGAGGCTTTCGCCATTTCCGAACCTTCAATTAAGAGAAATGATTGGGTTAGAGTTTAGCAAGCCGTGTGGTTAATCAACGACGCCACTCCCACTTCACCGTCGCCATCAATCTttgtagaaagaaaaatacaacCTGAGAGAGAGCGTTCATGCTTCTTTTCGATCTTCTGCACCTCTCAGTCTTTGCTTTCCATCCTCCTTTTTTAACAAAGTGGGTGGGTGAATTGCCATGACAGCTCTAAAATGGGTGGTGTCGCCTGCATCTTCAAACTTGTAGACGGAATAAATCTCAGCGTTATTGACCAGATGGTCCACTGCAATCCATCGCGAGCCAAAACGACGGAGCACGTGCATGCATCAAACCATTAAATCTAAATTAGGCCGTTCATACAAAGCAACCAaatgagaagaagagagaaacaaGAACGAGGGACGTCTTTGTAATTGATTCATGGTCTCATTGACGAGGCGCCTGCAGTCATCAACTAGGGAGACATCGGCCTGAATGACTACGACGTCTGGAGAGCCCAACTTCCTGGCCCCCTCCGCCACTTCCCGCAGCGAGATCTCCCGCCGGGCCACCAGAGCCGAGCATGCACCCCTCTTCGCATACTCATAAGCCAGGTACTGCAAGCAACATAAAGTTCAACTTATATACCAGCGCATGTCGGTCATTTGGGATGAATAAGATGGCCACAAAGCAAGGGCGACGCGTACCTCTCCGATGCCAGAGGAAGCACCAGTGATCAGAACGACCTTACCTTCGACACTCTCGCTGAAGACGGAGCTCAAGGTGGAGAGGAAGAACTTGAAAGCGTAGAAAGGGGGCAAGAAGAGGCagagggaaaagaaagtgaaaggaGGAGCCACCAGGTTCAGGAGCTTGTGGATCAAATCCATGTGTGATAGCTTCACTTCTTTCTAGTTTCTCTTGCTCGCTTGCTGCTTTGCTTGTGTGTGAGTTcccgagaagagagagaacgagaaGTGATGATATGAGAGAGGAGGAGACGATGGAGGGATGGCAGCTTCTGCATGGGACGAACACGCCAGTAAGTACATGTTGCTCCACTTGGAACTCCGGGGCACGGTTTCTCTTGTCTCTCGTATCcctttatctttttccttttgtttttttgcccACCGTCTTGTTTGATTGTTCACTTGTCCACAATATCCGGTCTCTGTCGCTAAAATTGAAGTTCAACTTtcatatatttaataaaaaaatgtgacatttttagaaaatattttacgaaaatcacttttgaaaaatgacaatatttttcagTGTTTGGTTAAGACTTGAAGacgaattgaaaaatattttcctttgtttagtAAGAAATCTCTTTTcctaaattttaccaaaaaaaaaaaaaaaaaaaaaaatctctttttctAAATAGAAATCCATTATTTGGGCACAAAAGCTAGTGACTTGTGCATGAATAGCCAACTCGGCAAGGGCACTAGGATCTCAAGCCCGAATCACCAGCTCTTGGACTCAAATTCATCAAGTTTGGGCTTGGGATGCTGGCTCTTAGACTCAAGTTCATTAAGGCCAAGCCTCGACCCTTGACACCTAAGCAGAGTATAGATGGACTAGGGCACAAGCATAGGGACCTAAGCACGGGCACAAGAGTCTTAGGCCTTGCCTCAATAGACCTAGGCTCATAAGTTAGGAATCCAGCCATGGACGTTAGGGTTCAAGCCCAACCTCAATGGACACGAGCACAGCCTTGATGGCTTAAGCCCGGGTGCCAAAGACCCATCCATCCCTACTGTGAAGGGCTAGGGACTGAGCGTTGGGGTTTTCATGCCCAAGTATAGAATTTCTAGTTCATGCACCCATATTTAATCATAATTTGaagaatgattttcaatttttaatagagaaaatcattttcctaaacttAAACATTagtaggaaaacattttttattaactcaTTTTCTCAAGCAAACCAACCGCcaaaaaacgagaaaaatattttcttagagCTTTACATGAGAATCCTGTGCTTGTGAAATGAATCTATGTTAAACTAGAGAATCCCTTCTCAAGTTGATTTCACTTATTAAGATGTGtttagtaatatttttgtttctgaaaataatttttttagaaataatttttttttctaaataaaacaacaagtttgataactacacaaaaatttttgttcttaaaattaaaaataatatataaatgagTTTAGTATGACTCACAAGTTTTTTTGTGAcattgaatttcttttaattttttaaaatagttttttgagatttttcttttttttccctctcttcttcttcctcctctaccTCTAGTAGGTCATTAAGCCACGGTGGGTGGTGGCCAATGATGGACAGTGGTGGTAGATGGTGGCAGAGGACGATGATTGGCAACATGTGGGGGCGGGGGCATGGGAGAggggcagaagaagaagaaaaaaaatgaaaaggaaaaatcatgacttatttctaaaaattgtttcaggaaacaataagttattatttttcacttcttctttccgttccaaatatattcacttgccatttttatttatttatttcagggaatagaaaaatagttgaTATcactaaatggatttatgttctttttttttattccaaggaacaaaagaataaaaagaaaaaaaagaaataggaacGTTGCCATGCAAAACCTTAAGGCTACGTTTAATTGTCCAAATTTATAACAAAGACAGGACGGGATGGTATATGATATAAAATAttgtgatttttctatttcatatcAATTGTTTGGTAATCAcaatattaaagtcggatatatttaaatcatatcacatacatttatatattttatattttttatatatatatatatatatatatatatatataaacgacatatcattgtaaatgaacctaaaagttcataaacggagatggtgaaaatctcttgtGACACTAtgccttaatttatttttcttttatttttattttatttctcctctttttaaaattattttctttattatttctttttcccctttcatcattatttattaaaattttatcaaatagtaaactgtactaacatacctaaactaaaaaaaaaaaaaaaaaaacctaaaatatataataaatttaaatatataatttatagattgaatatttattataagatagaattaaagttgaatatataaattaagaaaagattaaattaaaaaataaattttttttttagttttttaaattagaattcaaatattatttatattgaaatataatttcaattttgttaatttcataaatttgttatttgagaaaataattttctatcatggacattagaaatcccatccacctttatcccacctcctccatgagataattttatccgccTATATCTCTCTTTATATCGGACTTTATCCCTGCCTATATCCTCTTTATATCGGAGTTTATCCGTAAGATTTGAATAAGTACCAAACGTCCTATCCGAATTTTATTCCAACTACCAAACACAACCTAAGTTTCTTTTAACACGTCCACATGCAATAAAGGAATGAATAGGATCTCCAACAGGATTGGGAAGCTCTTTTAGCGATGTCAACATCATAAAGGCATGATTCTTGACTTTATATTAAAGGTTATCaagataattatttaaaaacttttatctattatataattatcaatttagttataaaattttaaattatgtcaatttaattctaaacattttaacaatttgtcaatttagtcataaactttttacttgtGTTAATTTTGAcctaattttattgaaaaatcatcaatttaatcCGCAACCTTTTAACTATTTGTTAATATTGtatttctagccaattttgaccggaatCACTAATGTGAATATTGGTCACGCTTATGTGGTGTGGTGaatgctaacatggacaatattttccttttttaaaaccatttcctttcatttcccTTTAGCCCGTGGCCATCTCTCAACCATGGCCTACGACCATCCACAAGCGAAGGCTCAACCCTTGTGGCTTggtgatgtggacatcgagtcatatcAAGAGGAGGTTCTAGAAACCCGTTGTCTATTTTGACTAGTCTGATCACTCGAGTGTGGGCCAAACAATTCAGGCATGCTATTAGCGTCATaattcgtgatctttggcgtgaagatgactGTGAATCAagtcttgaagaatcttggaatcTTAGCGCAATTGATTATTTGGTGATGACTTTAATTTCCctagtttttcttatttttggtttattttacttttatttaatcaccaaatatttgaccaagtcaattaaaattgttttcctttttaggcatattctagaatatgaagCATTAGATCTCCTAATAGTAACCAAACTAAATTAGGATTTTGGGGCTAGTTTTAGAGTTTGTGTGGCGGCTAGAAGGCCTAAATTAAGGCTagccaaatttctttgaaagGTCATTATTTTGAGTgcaataaaaattaagaatttctcTTCTATTATTCTTTTGAGAATTTGACTTTATCAAAATTCTATTGTGACGGTTGATTCAACTTATTGAGCGAGATAACGAATTCTTTCGATTGTGGCATCTATACCGttggttggttggttgacatGGTTTCATCAACATGTCACATTCATACCAAGGTTACCAATCACAGATtcgattggaggtcgaggttcgcAATTCGCACCATCGAGCCTTTATAGAATGATCTTTCCGCAACAATTCACATCACTTGGCAAGGGCCAGCGAGGCCAACTCTTGCTTGTGGCTGATCGCCAACCATGATCAAGTACTAAGCATAggccaaagggagagaaaagaaaagaaaaattttaaaaatgctaAACTTGTCCTCATCAATATTAGCAATGCCATATAGGATGGTAAACACTCAAATCagcaatttttttgtcaaaattggtaGAAGAACTAATTTGCAAagtcatgaaaatatttaggactaaattggtataattgaaaagtttaagattaagactaaattgattgtTGTACAAtttattcaagattttttggacaattttctcaaacACTCTATGATGTTTAAAAGTCCTCTAAATGATCCTATTGGCATGATATGGGCATGTTCACACACAAAACTTTGATTTGAATGAATATAGAGTTTGGTGTTAAGTTGGATTTGGTTATCGATAAGTTATCGATAATGGAAACACTTGTTGACGACCATGAtaggggaaaagtaccaaaataatcttaaactttttgcattgggaccaattcaaacataaattttttttaattagaccattttagtttaaaactttttacattggtaccaatttagtccatccaactaatttaagccaaaattgctgacgtgacTACCAGCAGTCTTATGTGAACccacgtggataaattttatattttttatatatattttttcagatttttcaaattattatttctttcttttctccttacccctTGGCTAGCGAGGTCATTGGCCGGCTGACCATCGCGGGCCATGGGCTGGTCAAGGCAAGGGGCCCCGCCCTCGCCCGCCATGCCAAAGCCGGCCAAAGGGCGTCGGCCCTCCCTAGATCCGACCCTCGCCtcttggccggcgagggcacgGCAGCCCTCCCTTGGTCAATCTAGGCGAGGGCATgggccctcacccaaatccagGCAAGGGCACGACCCTCCCTGATTTCAAGCCTCGTAGCTATTGGTGAAGGAAGCGGTGGTGGTCAGGGCTTGTGTCGGCATTTTCATAAACATATCTTGTGTAAGACGCGACCGCTTGCAAAAAGAAGCGTGCGTGCGTGCAGGCGGGAGAGATAGAGGATTCATAAGGCCTTCCGATAAGTAGTAGCAGTACAGGATTCATAACATACAAAAAGCACGACAATCTCTGGCATGTAAAAGAGAGAAGTGCTGAGAATCCGAGACGCATTCTCTGATCAATGCGCCTCTTGCTCCCCCTGGTCAAGGGCAAAGTTGCACCGCTCCGGCTAGGAAAACTTACATGCATGCATGCAGAAAAGGGACAAGTGCCAAAAGGCCATGATGCTAAAAGACTTGTACTTTCTCGGGAGCGATGAAGTCGACGAACTAGTTCTCGGACTTGGTTTTGCCATTCAGGGAGGAGTTAAGGAGGAGATCCGAGAGAGGACCCTGCAGATGGGCCCATGCGCGTAGCTCTCGTACAGGACAGTCGCGCCATTGAAGGGAGGGAGGACCAGCCACGCTGTCAAAATGAGCTTCACATCGTACCATATGGGTATGCTGATGAGGAGGAGCATGATCATTCATCATCTCGACAAGTCAACCATCATCAATAATCAAGCCAAACAAGAGATGAGACAACGGTAGGTCGCCACTTACTGCTCAAGAAGACTCTCGAGGAGCATCTCGAGGAGGGTGAGGAAGGAATAGAGGATCCAGTAAACCAGCCACTGCTCATTGTCTTTCTtggatttctcttcttcttttttcgctGAAGCTTTCTTGGATTTCTCTATGGTCTTCGCAGACCGGTACCTGCCCAGAGAACACACACCGCCATCAACCCCCAATCTCCCCGGCTTTGACCTACGTAATAAGCATCATGGGGAAGAAAGAACTGGGAATCTTACAGAGGATAGAGTAGCATCAGCACCGGCCTGCGCGAATTCCATCAAAGATAGTTAAGGCACACATGTCGTTCAATATCacgttgaagaagaagaagaagaagaagaagaagaagaagaagtaccCGGCGATGGAGTGAGCGAGAGCGAAGAAGTACCCGTCGATGGAGCGAGCGAGAGCGTTGAAGTACCCGTCGATGGAGAAGTACTCGTCGATGGAGCGAGCGAGAGCTAAGAAGAAGTACCCGGCGATGGAgcgagcgagagcgagagcgagcGTTAGGAAAGTCCATTTATGACTCATTGCTTGTGGAAGCGAGAGTGATGAGAGAGAAACTTCAAATGGGGATGAGAACAGAGGGATCGAGTGCAGATTCTCggatggagaaagagagaaagggagataGAAACGATGCGATTCGCCTAGGAAGAACCCCCATATAAAAAGGCCAAGGAAAAGGGATCACGTGGCAGGCATCGGGGGGCCTCCTCACTTCTTTCGCCATTTCCAAACCTTCAATTAAGAGAAACGATTGGGTTAGAGTTTAGCAAAAGCCGTGTGATTAATCAACGATGCCACTCCCACTTCACCGTGCCATAAATTTTTACAGAAAGAGAAATACAACCTGAGAGATAGCGTTCATGCTTCTTTTCGATCTTCTGCGCCTCTCGGTCTTCACTTTCAATCCTCCTTTTTAACAAAGTGGGTGAAATGAGAACTTAAATAGTATAAATACGCAATACGACATAACACGTAAAtacgttattttttttaaaataaaagatttcgacatgttaaaatatattatatataaataaatattttttatttataattaatttaattcaaatttataataattaattaattttaaaaaaacctatcaataaatttacactaatcattTAACATtcagtacttttattttttaaaattatttttatttcatttaattattttttcgattagaTAAAAAGCTCCCGGGGTCGCCTCCCCACCCCAACtccctttttccccttctctttcCCTCGCCCTcaaattttttcacttttcttcccTCCCCTTCCCTCCTGTTActtcctccccctcctctttCACTcaccaaaattttcttcacttttctttccctccttcCCCCACCACCTGACACTTTCCCCTCCCTTCCTTCCGTCACTTCCTCCCTTTTTTCCCTGCTCTCTTTCCCTGACACTTCCCCACTCCCTCATGTGACTTCCTCACTTTTTGACACTTCCCCACTTCTTTCTTTgtcacttttctttccctccttcCCCCACCACCTGacacttccccctccctccaaGGCGCCACatccctttttattcttttagtttccttctcaaaaccctagcagcGCTCTTCTCTTATACTCATAAGCCTAAGCCAGGTACTGCAAGCAACATAAAGTTTAACTTATATACAGCACATGTCGGTCATTTCGGATGAATAAGATGGTCAGAAAGCAAGGGTGAAGCGTACCTCTCCTATGCCAGAGGAAGCACCAGTGATGAGGACGACTTTACCTTCGACACTCACTGAAATTTTCTCCACGCGTGAACACGGAGCTCAAGGTGGAGAGGAAGTACTTGAAAGCGTAGAAAAGAGGCACGAAGAGGCAGAGAGAAAAGAAGGTGAAAGGAGCAACCAGGTTGAGGAACTCGTGGATCAAATCCATGTGCGATAACTTCACTTCTTCCTAGTTTCTCTTGCTCGCTTGCTGCCTTGCTTGTGTTTGGGTTCCTGAGAAGAGAGCGAGAAGTGATGGCATGAGAGCGAGAGATAGAAGAGAGGAGACGGGGGAGGGATGGCAGCTTCTGCTTCTGCATCGGGCGAATACGCCCCGTACTTATATGTCGCTCCCCTTGGAACTCCGGGGCAcggtctctctctttctctcgcatccctttgtctttttcctttcgTTTGTTTTGTACACCGTCTCGATCACTCGCACCGACTGATTGTCCTCACTTGAATTGCACACTATCCGGTCTATGTTGCTAAAATAGAAGTTTAGGTTATATTTGTTTAGtgaaaaatgtgacatttttagaaattatatttttgaaaatcactttttggaagatgataatagtttttagtatttaattaaaactgaaaatgaactgaaaaatattttcctttatttaatCATGAAAATCTCTTTTCTAAATAGATATACATTATTTTAGTGCAAGCACTAGTGACTTGCACATAGATAACCAACTCAGCAAGGGCACTAGGGTCTCAAGCCCTAATCACCAACTCTTGAGCATGAGCATCAATCAAGGCTAGGCTCTCCAATATCAATGCCATGCTTAGGTTAGGTCCATAAAGGCAAGGTCTTGTGACTCAACACTCGGGTCCCAGTCCCCTTCCATTGGACTCAAGTCTATCGAAGTTGGGCTCGGGATCTTGGCTCTCGAACTCAAGCCCATCGAGGCCAAGCCTCAACCCTTGACACTTAGGCCTAGCATCAATGGACTAGGGCACAAGCATAGGGACTCGAGCACAAGCACATGAGTCTTAGGCCTAGCCTCAATAGACCTAGGCTAAGAATTCAAGGATTTGACCATGGACGTAGGGGTTTGGAGCCTAGCTTGATGGACCCAAGCATAGCCTTGATGGACTCAAGCTTGGGTGCTAAAGACCCATCCGTCTCCATTGCCAAGGGCTAGGGAATGAGCGTTGAGGTTTCCATGCCCAAACACAGAATTTTTAGTTCAGATATCAATAcctaattatattttgaaaaatgatttttaatttttcaaaaagaaagttgTTTTCGTAAACTTAAACATCAATAGGAAATTcttttttaactcattttttcAGGTGGGCTCTCTAGATGATTCCTTCTCAAATTGATTCCACTAATTAAGATTCTTCCGACATGTCCACGTGGGATAAAGGAATAAATAGGACCTCCAACAGGATCGAGGAACTCTTTTAGTGATGTCAGTATCATTAAGGCATGATTCTTGACTTTACATTAAAGGTTCTcgacataattttttaaaaaattctatcAATTATATAACTATCAatatagtcctaaatcttttaattatgtcaatttaattttaaatattttttatcgataataaacattttatttatattaatcaagtcttaattttgaaaatttatcaatttaattctttttaacaacttattaatatattatttttaactaattttagctagaaatcgCTAATATGGATATCCATCATGCTAACATGGCACGGCAAATGTTAACGTGGACAATCtttacattttaaatttttttccctttatttcccTTTGACCTGTGGCTATGACTTGACCATGGCCTACGACCATCCACAAGTGGGGGCTCGACCCTTGTGGCTTGGTGAGGGCTAGTGAAGGCCAACTCTTGCTTGTAGCTGATCACTAGGCATGACCAAGTACTAGCCACAGgccaaatggaaagaaaagaaaaaaaagttttcaaaaatactaaattgtTTATATCAATGTCAACAATGCCACGTAGAATAGTAAGCATTCAAATTAGTAATTTGTAGTCAAAATTGGTagaagaactaaattggcaagttgtcaaaatctttatgactaaattggataattgaaatatttaaaactaaattgatcattgtacaatagatttatggctttttgataatttttctcaaagATTTTATGATGTCTAAAAGTCCTCTAAATGATCCTATGGGCGTGATATGGACATGTTCACACACAAAAATAACCAAGTCCTTGCAATTGGTATGGCTTCGATTTGAATGAATATAGAGCTTGTTGTTCAGTTGGATTTGGTTGTCGATAAGTTATCAATAATGGATACACTTGTCAATGACTATGATGATGTATCGATCATGAAATGGAGCTATGACGCACCTTGGTGAATGGTCGCCAAACAAATTGATTGGATGACAAAACCAACAAATGGCCAATGTTGAAATGAATCTGGAAGTGTTGGACGTGGGGAAGTAAAGAAAGGAGACGAAGTGGAGACGTTGATTGAAGACAAAAATACTGAACTCAGTTGCATTGAAAGAGTTGTAACCACTTGTAGAGAAAGTTGGCATTTGATCACAAGACCAAAAGTTGTGGAGGGCAATTGTAACTATCGTTTGCAATTTATAAAATGCAATGCCCAACTATTTTTGGATAGACCCTAGAGCCGAACCGAAAAAACATGGTAGGTTCAAGAATTGGTTATAAACAAATAAGGTAGGTTCTAGGGTCCAAAAATTGGGAACTAATTATAACAAaataggttctaggtttcaaTTTTGGAACATACTTATCTTGAAACCAATCACCCCTAGATAAGATAAGAGAGATGATAGAATCAATTTTATGGGTTAgtctaataaaaaaagaaacaataaaattaaGAGAGAAAGAAGTGTGTTTTGGTAAGTTGACGGAGAAACTTAGTGTCTTGGCCAATGAGGGTGGAAATAATGCCAccctttatcaatatattttcaGTTTCAGGTGCTTGCATTTCTACCTTTTAACTTATTGTTCTTCGTCCTTGTCACGCATATTCAAATCCTCTCCGAATCGCCACTGAGTCCGcttaacaaaaaatcaaaaatcaaaattgagacAGATCCCTCCCCATTTCTGGTGAAACAAGATTGGAAATGACCCGAGGGTCTTGGGCTACAAGACTGAATCGGGTAAGGGGATTATGTCTTGGGAGTTCCCATTCCGATGGGGGACCCCAGAAATGAGTCAACATCAGACTTTGCTTGTACTCATCCGTTTCCACATCACTTTTGACTGATTATAGAAAGCTACGTTGGGATTGATGTATTGTCAAGGATCGACTAGCGCTATGAGGGACCATGTGCATGTCTTGCATTGGCCCAATTTGGTATATTTGTTGTCTATTCCACTGCTGTTATTGTATCCGCTTTGCCGTCGTTGTCGAGAGCTATGGCCACAGTGAACGGACCAACCTAACTAGTTCCTTTTGAAAATCATGCATAGTCAAATTCGTAGAGCAGTAAATCATGACCTACTGCTCTGTTCATGCGAATTGTTTGTGCTGTTTTGGAATTCTCTTGTGGCGAAAAAAACTGCGGCTTTTTTGGGTGATTTCAAGCTTGCTAAGCAGAAAGATCAGTGAAGAAGCTGGGGTACTATTTAAAGCCATCCGATCAGTAGTAGCGGTACAggattcataaataaaaaagcacGACAGTCTCTAGCATGTAAAAGAGAGAATTGCTGAGAATCCGAGACGCCTCCTCCGATCAATACGCCTCGTGCTTCCCCAGGACAAAGGCAAAGTTGCACGCTCCGGTTAGGAAAGCTTATTGTACATGCATGTAGAAAAGGGACAAGAGCGAAAAGGCCATGATGCTAAAAGACTATTACTTTCTTCGGGGTGATGAAGTCAGACGAACTATTTCTTGGAGGATTTGCCGTTTGGGGAGGAGGGCTTGGAGCGCCTCTTGCGGAGGGGCTTTCCCACGAATGTGTCGTACAGGAAAGCCGCGCCATTGAACTGAGGGAGGACCAGCCACGCTATCAAGATGAGCTTCACATCGTACCATATGGGTATGCTGATGACGAGGAGCATGATCATTTATCATctcataatccatccatcaatcaTCAAGCCCAACAAGAGATGAGACAACGGTAGGTTAGGTC
The nucleotide sequence above comes from Eucalyptus grandis isolate ANBG69807.140 chromosome 2, ASM1654582v1, whole genome shotgun sequence. Encoded proteins:
- the LOC120290051 gene encoding 11-beta-hydroxysteroid dehydrogenase A-like, which produces MDLIHKLLNLVAPPFTFFSLCLFLPPFYAFKFFLSTLSSVFSESVEGKVVLITGASSGIGEYLAYEYAKRGACSALVARREISLREVAEGARKLGSPDVVVIQADVSLVDDCRRLVNETMNQLQRRPSFLFLSSSHLVALYERPNLDLMV
- the LOC104416657 gene encoding HVA22-like protein d isoform X2; translated protein: MSHKWTFLTLALALARSIAGYFFLALARSIDEYFSIDGYFNALARSIDGYFFALAHSIAGPVLMLLYPLYASAKTIEKSKKASAKKEEEKSKTDNEQWLVYWILYSVLTLLEMLLERLLEHIPLWYDVKLILTAWLVLPPFKGATVLYDSYAHGPICRILSRFSSLPPP
- the LOC104416657 gene encoding HVA22-like protein d isoform X1, producing MSHKWTFLTLALALARSIAGYFFLALARSIDEYFSIDGYFNALARSIDGYFFALAHSIAGPVLMLLYPLYRSAKTIEKSKKASAKKEEEKSKKDNEQWLVYWILYSFLTLLEMLLESLLEHIPIWYDVKLILTAWLVLPPFNGATVLYESYAHGPICRVLSRISSLTPP
- the LOC104416657 gene encoding HVA22-like protein e isoform X3 is translated as MSHLWTFLTVARSIAGPVLMLLYPLYASAKTIEKSKKASAKKEEEKSKTDNEQWLVYWILYSVLTLLEMLLERLLEHIPLWYDVKLILTAWLVLPPFKGATVLYDSYAHGPICRILSRFSSLPPP